In Methylomarinum sp. Ch1-1, the following proteins share a genomic window:
- a CDS encoding helix-turn-helix transcriptional regulator → MKIKSLKSVSDAMREGRKAQNITQEQAAEILNMSRTKYAMMEVNGESLGSASFFSVLTALKLAGLELHIAEKPAPKTLDDIQIEKKTQMKAKFGQETCDSEEDHLSVRHC, encoded by the coding sequence ATGAAGATTAAAAGCCTTAAAAGCGTATCGGACGCAATGAGAGAAGGGCGTAAAGCCCAAAATATCACGCAAGAGCAGGCTGCGGAAATTTTAAATATGAGCCGCACTAAATACGCAATGATGGAAGTTAATGGCGAATCTCTCGGCTCCGCTTCTTTTTTTAGTGTCCTAACTGCTTTGAAGCTTGCCGGCCTTGAATTACATATTGCAGAGAAGCCGGCGCCAAAAACCCTAGATGATATTCAGATTGAAAAAAAGACTCAAATGAAGGCTAAATTCGGTCAAGAGACTTGTGATTCCGAAGAAGATCATTTGAGTGTAAGGCATTGTTGA
- a CDS encoding helix-turn-helix domain-containing protein → MLIDPPGTLRVLVEIFQIGRFRFCPTCDQIKLLNREFDHARFVWNHCLELRGKAYRRRGESINYVGLGKRRISNRPLGSTF, encoded by the coding sequence ATGCTTATCGACCCACCGGGGACACTGCGTGTTCTGGTTGAAATATTTCAAATAGGCCGATTCCGATTCTGCCCGACCTGCGATCAAATCAAGCTGTTGAATCGTGAGTTTGACCATGCGCGCTTTGTGTGGAATCATTGCCTGGAGCTGAGAGGAAAAGCTTACCGACGCCGAGGCGAAAGCATAAATTATGTCGGCTTAGGAAAGCGACGCATCTCAAACAGACCTCTCGGTTCAACTTTTTGA
- a CDS encoding NYN domain-containing protein, protein MKKRAVIFVDGFNLHHAISDLGKEHYKWLDLTKLSEEFLPRSHFSIAKVFYFSAYAAWIPSEHKRHKRYIEALKATGVTPILGHFKKKENSCKCCDHTWTRHEEKETDVNIALHILNEGYQDSYDTAMIISADSDLAPAITMTKQAFPDKKFKVITPPGKNHCFNLEAATGVPPKRIRECHLARSLLPEQLISAQGNLIIRPERYEPPEIEDGASPSSKSSEKPGSLGPGGIAQD, encoded by the coding sequence ATGAAAAAACGCGCTGTTATTTTTGTGGACGGTTTTAACTTGCATCACGCCATTTCCGATCTTGGCAAAGAGCATTATAAATGGCTTGACCTAACAAAACTGTCAGAAGAATTTTTGCCTCGATCCCATTTTTCGATTGCCAAAGTTTTTTATTTCTCAGCCTATGCCGCCTGGATACCGTCCGAGCATAAGCGGCATAAACGTTATATAGAAGCACTGAAAGCAACTGGTGTTACACCAATTCTCGGCCACTTTAAAAAGAAAGAAAATTCATGCAAATGTTGCGACCATACATGGACGCGTCATGAAGAAAAAGAGACAGACGTTAATATCGCGCTTCATATTCTCAATGAAGGCTACCAAGACAGTTATGATACTGCGATGATTATATCGGCCGATTCAGATTTGGCGCCGGCGATAACAATGACCAAGCAAGCCTTTCCGGATAAAAAATTCAAGGTAATCACCCCGCCCGGGAAAAATCACTGCTTTAATTTGGAAGCCGCGACCGGCGTGCCTCCTAAAAGAATCCGCGAGTGCCACCTGGCTAGATCATTATTACCTGAGCAGCTGATTTCAGCGCAGGGAAACCTTATCATACGGCCTGAACGATATGAGCCGCCAGAAATAGAAGATGGTGCCTCACCTTCATCAAAATCGAGCGAGAAACCCGGTTCTTTAGGGCCGGGAGGGATAGCGCAAGATTGA
- a CDS encoding RNA-guided endonuclease InsQ/TnpB family protein, translating into MKQTVRKAYQFRLTLKPEQISQLVAYTGSLRFVWNKALAMNLHRLEAKQPVLWYQELNFFANLWKQSAEYGFLKALPSQSLQQRLKDLDRAIKDAFDKTQSGKRIPVFKKKGRNVDSIRFPQGFKIDPGSNRLSLPKLGWIHYRNSRKIDGLAKNITVSRVGRHWYASIQVEKTIEITPHPAASIIGVDLGVKRLITLSNGRFYPGQATGKRLAGKLAKLQRQLKHKTKFSNNWRKLQAKIARLHEHIAHARKDTLHKVSTELSKNHAVIVVEDLKIKNLSKSAKGTREKPGRQVKAKSGLNKAILEQGWGTLVNFLDYKQAWRGGQVIKVDPRHTSQQCPRCGHAARENRRTQADFQCASCGYRNNADVVGAKNVLTRGHRVLAGLAPAIPVGG; encoded by the coding sequence ATGAAACAAACGGTTCGCAAAGCCTATCAATTCCGCCTAACGCTCAAGCCTGAGCAAATCTCGCAATTGGTTGCGTACACAGGCAGTTTACGTTTTGTCTGGAACAAGGCGTTGGCGATGAACCTGCATCGGCTGGAGGCGAAACAACCGGTGCTTTGGTACCAGGAACTGAATTTTTTCGCCAACCTGTGGAAGCAGTCGGCTGAGTATGGATTTTTGAAAGCGTTACCATCCCAATCATTGCAGCAACGACTAAAAGATCTGGACCGGGCGATTAAGGATGCGTTCGATAAAACCCAGTCGGGTAAACGGATCCCGGTCTTCAAGAAAAAAGGCCGGAACGTGGATTCGATTCGCTTTCCTCAAGGGTTCAAAATCGATCCCGGCAGCAACCGGCTGTCTTTACCGAAACTGGGCTGGATCCATTATCGCAACAGCCGCAAGATCGATGGCTTGGCGAAAAACATCACGGTTTCCCGAGTCGGCCGGCACTGGTATGCCTCTATTCAGGTCGAAAAAACGATTGAAATAACACCTCACCCCGCCGCCTCGATCATTGGCGTCGACCTGGGGGTTAAACGATTAATCACACTGTCCAACGGCCGGTTTTACCCGGGGCAAGCCACCGGAAAGCGCCTCGCCGGGAAACTGGCGAAACTGCAACGACAGCTAAAACATAAAACCAAATTTTCCAACAATTGGCGTAAACTCCAAGCGAAAATCGCCCGACTGCATGAGCATATCGCCCATGCCCGGAAGGACACCCTGCATAAAGTCTCGACCGAACTGAGCAAAAACCACGCAGTAATCGTCGTCGAAGACTTAAAGATTAAAAACCTGTCCAAATCTGCCAAAGGGACGCGGGAGAAACCCGGGCGCCAAGTGAAAGCGAAATCAGGCCTAAACAAAGCGATTCTCGAGCAAGGCTGGGGCACCCTGGTCAATTTCCTGGACTACAAACAGGCTTGGCGAGGCGGTCAGGTGATTAAGGTCGACCCGCGGCACACCAGCCAGCAATGTCCGCGCTGTGGTCATGCCGCCCGGGAAAACCGTCGAACCCAGGCTGATTTCCAATGCGCCAGCTGCGGTTACCGGAATAACGCCGATGTCGTCGGCGCAAAAAACGTATTAACCCGAGGACACAGGGTATTAGCCGGCTTAGCGCCCGCCATACCCGTCGGGGGCTAG
- a CDS encoding phosphoadenosine phosphosulfate reductase family protein produces the protein MSLHSYDDTVVIPALKRQVSVCHNQSEVAPDTFFFAENIDLDLYEHIIVCMSGGKDSIASLLHIQEMGVDMSKVELWHHDVDGREGSQLMDWIFMADYNRKLSDAFNVPLYFSWLDGGFEGEMLKEKSYSRPHQIETPEGQITLARNTKRGKPGTRLMFPQQGASLASRWCSSALKIDVGRRSLNNQHRFEGKKVLFITGERREESANRAKYNQLERHACDRRRGRKGRHVDAWRPVLNWSEEQIWDILRRHRVVAPIPYRLGWARSSCMTCIFNGARIWATIVKYFPERARKIAEYEELFGKTISRNKVNVLELASKAHPFEIEDLVALEQSLSDTYSLPIFLKSGERWIMPPGAFSKEGCGSL, from the coding sequence ATGAGTCTGCACAGTTACGACGACACCGTAGTGATTCCTGCTTTAAAAAGACAGGTTTCAGTTTGCCATAATCAGAGCGAAGTAGCGCCCGACACTTTTTTCTTTGCAGAAAACATCGACCTCGATCTATACGAGCATATTATTGTCTGTATGTCCGGCGGAAAAGATTCAATCGCCAGTTTACTTCATATCCAGGAAATGGGTGTCGATATGAGCAAAGTGGAGCTTTGGCATCACGATGTCGATGGCCGGGAAGGCAGTCAACTCATGGACTGGATTTTTATGGCTGACTATAACCGTAAGCTGTCTGATGCTTTTAATGTTCCCCTTTATTTCAGCTGGCTTGATGGCGGATTTGAAGGCGAAATGCTCAAGGAAAAAAGTTATAGTCGCCCCCACCAAATTGAGACGCCGGAAGGACAGATAACCCTGGCGCGCAATACGAAACGCGGCAAGCCGGGCACCCGGTTAATGTTTCCTCAACAGGGCGCCAGCTTAGCTTCGCGTTGGTGCAGTTCCGCCCTGAAAATCGATGTAGGCCGCAGGTCTTTAAACAATCAACATCGATTTGAAGGCAAAAAGGTATTGTTTATCACCGGCGAACGCCGAGAAGAAAGCGCTAATAGAGCAAAGTATAATCAACTAGAGCGCCATGCCTGCGATCGTCGCCGCGGCCGCAAAGGCCGTCATGTTGATGCCTGGCGCCCAGTGCTGAATTGGAGTGAAGAGCAAATTTGGGATATTTTGCGTCGGCACCGGGTTGTTGCGCCTATCCCATACAGACTGGGTTGGGCGCGTTCTTCCTGTATGACTTGTATTTTTAATGGAGCAAGAATATGGGCCACTATAGTCAAATATTTTCCAGAAAGAGCGCGAAAAATTGCTGAATATGAAGAGTTGTTCGGCAAAACAATTAGCCGCAATAAAGTCAACGTTCTTGAATTGGCCTCAAAAGCTCATCCTTTTGAGATTGAGGATTTAGTAGCGCTCGAACAATCTCTATCGGACACTTACTCTCTACCCATTTTTCTTAAGTCAGGCGAGCGATGGATAATGCCGCCGGGCGCTTTTAGTAAAGAAGGTTGCGGATCCTTATAA
- a CDS encoding RNA-guided endonuclease InsQ/TnpB family protein, producing MKRAYKYRFYPDAEQEVLLTKTFGCVRFVYNAILRYRMDVYQQNQVKINYSGASAKLTELKVTPDLSFLKEVSSVPLQQCLRHQQRAFTNFFEGRAKYPVFKSRKHKQSAEFTYRAFTYKNGQLTLAKCKSPLDIRWSRKLPCAPSTITVSKDRAGRYFVSCLCEFEPLLLPVTDKKVGIDVGIKDLFVSSDEFRSGNPRHTAKYEVKLAILQRRLAKKTLGGRNRAKAKRKVARLHAKIADCRQDHLHKLSRKLINENQVVCAENLAVKNLIKHPTLAKSIADASWGELTRQIEYKANWAGRVYVEIDRFFPSTKRCHCCGLVTQSMPLNVRSWECPQCGTNHDRDLNAAKNVLAAGLAVLAFGENVSDGDIPISPSDSR from the coding sequence GTGAAACGCGCGTATAAATATCGATTTTACCCTGATGCTGAACAAGAAGTTTTGTTGACTAAAACGTTTGGTTGCGTGCGCTTTGTCTATAATGCCATCCTTCGGTACCGAATGGATGTTTACCAGCAAAACCAGGTTAAAATCAATTATTCTGGCGCCAGTGCAAAATTAACCGAACTGAAAGTGACGCCGGACCTGTCGTTTCTCAAAGAAGTCTCCAGCGTACCGTTGCAACAATGTCTTCGACACCAGCAAAGGGCGTTTACGAATTTTTTCGAAGGCCGAGCAAAATACCCGGTGTTTAAATCGAGAAAACACAAGCAATCTGCAGAATTTACTTATCGAGCATTTACTTACAAGAACGGCCAGCTGACTTTGGCCAAATGCAAGAGCCCGTTGGACATCCGCTGGAGTCGGAAGCTGCCTTGCGCGCCATCAACCATTACCGTGTCCAAGGATCGGGCTGGCCGCTATTTCGTTTCCTGCCTGTGTGAATTCGAACCGTTGTTACTGCCGGTAACCGATAAGAAAGTTGGCATCGATGTCGGCATTAAAGACCTGTTTGTGTCCTCGGACGAATTTCGATCCGGGAATCCTCGCCATACCGCGAAATACGAAGTGAAACTGGCAATCCTTCAGCGTCGCTTAGCGAAAAAGACGTTAGGCGGCCGAAACCGGGCAAAAGCAAAGCGCAAGGTCGCCCGCCTTCATGCAAAGATCGCCGATTGTAGACAGGATCATTTGCACAAGCTGTCACGCAAACTCATTAACGAGAACCAAGTGGTTTGCGCGGAAAACCTTGCAGTAAAAAACCTGATCAAACATCCTACGCTCGCCAAATCGATTGCCGACGCCAGCTGGGGCGAACTGACGCGCCAGATCGAATATAAAGCGAATTGGGCTGGCAGAGTCTATGTTGAAATTGATCGGTTTTTTCCGTCCACCAAACGCTGTCATTGCTGCGGTTTAGTTACCCAATCCATGCCGCTGAACGTCCGGTCCTGGGAGTGCCCGCAATGCGGGACGAATCACGATCGCGACCTGAATGCAGCGAAAAACGTTTTAGCCGCCGGGCTGGCGGTGTTAGCCTTTGGAGAGAATGTAAGTGATGGCGATATTCCGATATCACCATCCGATTCTCGATGA
- a CDS encoding tetratricopeptide repeat protein — MHEKAKDYEEQILVNDLETYGEDDSIIAIDRNNLGLAWYMLGQYEKAIGYLENSMVNILKTYGEDHPNVITGLANLAEAWRELGHHKKSIGYLEQALASGLNIYGEDHPYVATLRNNLGIAFFEKGQYKQAHEYLEQALASDLKSYGEDHPASAIRRNNLGAFWYTLGRYDKAIGYFEQALASDLNTYGEDHPSVAREHNNLGLAWYKLGQYKKAIENLDKALVSNLKTYGEDHSEVAKVRNNQGLAWNKLGQYDKAIGCFEQALASGLNIYGEDHPHVATLRNNLGIAFFENGQYKQAREYFEKALAGNLKIYGEDHPKVALNRNNLANLWLELGRYGVAIDYLEKVLAANLKAYGEEHPSVALARNNLGGALYKKGLHEQAREYFEKALAGNLKTYQEDHTDVTIIRNNLAEAWKELRLHEKP; from the coding sequence TTGCATGAAAAAGCCAAGGATTATGAGGAACAAATCCTTGTCAACGACTTGGAAACCTATGGCGAGGACGATTCCATTATAGCCATAGATCGCAACAATCTCGGCTTAGCTTGGTACATGCTCGGACAGTACGAAAAAGCCATCGGCTATCTGGAGAATTCTATGGTCAACATCCTAAAAACCTATGGTGAAGACCATCCTAACGTAATAACAGGTCTCGCTAACCTGGCTGAAGCCTGGAGGGAACTGGGACATCACAAAAAATCTATCGGTTATCTCGAGCAGGCCCTGGCCAGCGGTCTGAACATTTATGGCGAGGACCACCCCTATGTAGCAACACTGCGCAATAACCTGGGCATAGCGTTTTTCGAAAAGGGACAGTATAAGCAAGCCCATGAGTATTTAGAGCAGGCTTTGGCCAGCGACCTAAAATCCTATGGTGAAGACCATCCCGCCAGCGCAATACGTCGCAATAACCTGGGTGCATTTTGGTACACGCTTGGTCGGTACGATAAAGCCATCGGGTATTTCGAGCAGGCTCTAGCCAGCGACCTGAATACTTATGGTGAGGACCATCCCAGTGTAGCAAGAGAACACAACAACCTAGGTTTAGCTTGGTACAAGCTTGGACAGTACAAAAAAGCCATCGAAAATCTCGATAAAGCTCTGGTCAGCAACCTGAAAACCTATGGTGAGGACCATTCCGAAGTGGCAAAAGTGCGTAATAACCAGGGTCTGGCCTGGAATAAGTTGGGCCAATATGATAAAGCCATCGGGTGTTTCGAGCAGGCCCTGGCCAGCGGTCTGAACATTTATGGCGAGGACCACCCCCATGTGGCAACACTGCGCAATAACCTGGGCATAGCGTTTTTCGAAAATGGACAGTATAAGCAAGCCCGCGAGTATTTCGAGAAGGCTCTGGCCGGCAACCTGAAAATCTATGGCGAAGACCATCCAAAAGTAGCATTAAATCGTAATAATCTGGCTAATCTCTGGTTGGAGCTGGGCCGATACGGAGTAGCCATCGACTATCTAGAAAAAGTCCTGGCCGCCAACCTGAAAGCCTATGGCGAAGAACATCCCAGTGTAGCATTAGCGCGCAATAACCTGGGCGGAGCGTTGTACAAGAAGGGATTGCATGAGCAAGCCCGCGAGTATTTCGAGAAGGCTCTGGCCGGCAACCTGAAAACTTATCAAGAAGACCACACCGACGTCACGATAATTCGTAATAACCTGGCTGAAGCCTGGAAAGAGCTGAGGTTGCATGAAAAGCCATAG
- the ung gene encoding uracil-DNA glycosylase, with protein sequence MLTHNQIITDWNKHLTPEFQKDYFQKLSTFLLNEAKQGKTIFPENNKVFAAMNETPLELVKVVILGQDPYPTPGHAHGLSFSVEPDVTPLPRSLTNIYKELTDDLGIMNETGNLMSWAQQGVLLLNTTLTVESGAAGSHAKKGWETFTDRIIELINQEKEHVVFVLWGGHAQKKGKKIDRNKHYVIETAHPSPLSVYRGFWGSKPFSKINNYLQSTGQTPINWKIK encoded by the coding sequence ATGTTGACTCACAACCAAATCATCACAGACTGGAACAAGCATTTAACACCAGAGTTCCAAAAAGACTATTTTCAAAAACTGAGCACTTTCTTGCTCAATGAGGCCAAACAAGGAAAAACCATTTTTCCGGAAAACAATAAAGTGTTTGCCGCGATGAATGAAACGCCGCTGGAACTGGTGAAAGTGGTAATTTTGGGGCAAGACCCCTACCCTACACCCGGCCACGCACACGGTTTATCTTTTTCTGTCGAGCCGGATGTGACGCCATTGCCAAGATCGCTAACGAATATTTACAAAGAATTGACGGATGATCTCGGCATTATGAATGAAACCGGCAATTTAATGTCTTGGGCGCAACAAGGCGTTTTATTGCTGAACACCACACTTACTGTGGAGTCAGGCGCGGCCGGCAGTCACGCTAAAAAAGGCTGGGAAACTTTTACTGACCGCATCATTGAACTAATCAATCAAGAAAAAGAGCATGTCGTGTTTGTCTTGTGGGGTGGTCACGCCCAGAAAAAAGGCAAAAAAATCGATCGCAATAAGCATTATGTGATCGAGACGGCCCACCCTTCTCCTTTATCGGTTTACCGCGGATTTTGGGGAAGCAAACCATTTTCAAAAATCAATAATTATTTGCAATCCACCGGCCAGACGCCGATCAACTGGAAAATTAAATAG
- a CDS encoding tyrosine-type recombinase/integrase — translation MNAQGNIIKLCSLESIALPHALNGETGDNRSQMTPKIPVNHDLDAIYCWLSRVNKEQSPHTYRAYKREAERLLLWSLAKKGKALSSLNTVDLNEYREFLLDPQPESFWIGPKRPKSAIDWKPFTGPLSTRSVKHTDTIIRNLFGFLTDQHYLSHNPCSAQAKVKDGRKSGSIDVNRSLSHSEWEFIKSFLTRKTEKYKNKEDQKKWCRTQLIVLFLYATGLRIHEIAKAKLGDIVKKERKNKVQFWLSVVGKGGIIREVPLPKTTYQLLGESYLLITGLSFGQVGDEAPIIPSLRGNKHGANCIKPLAIHKILKECFDLAAAELIDVDPEAAKKIVQASTHWLRHTHGTHAVDMDIPLPVIRDNLGHSHIAVTSQYVHADKDLQHDAFEKLSSSGDT, via the coding sequence ATGAATGCACAAGGCAACATCATTAAGCTTTGCTCGTTAGAATCGATCGCCCTTCCCCACGCTCTAAATGGGGAGACTGGGGATAACCGGTCTCAAATGACGCCGAAGATACCGGTCAATCATGATCTGGATGCGATTTACTGCTGGCTTTCCAGAGTAAACAAAGAGCAGTCGCCACACACCTATCGCGCTTACAAACGTGAAGCGGAGCGTTTGTTATTATGGTCGCTTGCCAAAAAAGGAAAAGCGCTATCATCACTTAACACGGTTGATTTGAATGAATATCGTGAATTTTTGCTTGATCCTCAGCCAGAGAGTTTCTGGATAGGCCCCAAAAGACCAAAAAGTGCAATCGACTGGAAACCGTTCACCGGCCCCTTGTCGACGCGAAGCGTAAAACACACCGACACCATTATTCGAAACCTTTTTGGGTTTCTAACAGATCAACATTATCTATCGCATAACCCCTGCTCTGCTCAGGCAAAAGTCAAGGATGGTCGTAAAAGCGGATCTATCGATGTTAACCGATCTTTATCACATTCAGAATGGGAATTTATCAAGAGCTTCCTGACACGCAAAACGGAGAAATATAAAAACAAGGAAGACCAAAAAAAATGGTGTCGGACGCAGCTCATCGTTTTGTTTCTGTACGCGACCGGCCTCCGAATTCACGAAATCGCGAAAGCTAAACTCGGCGATATTGTCAAAAAAGAGCGAAAGAATAAAGTTCAATTCTGGCTTTCGGTCGTTGGCAAAGGCGGTATTATTCGTGAAGTTCCCTTGCCAAAGACGACTTATCAACTTCTGGGTGAAAGTTATTTGTTGATCACTGGCTTAAGTTTTGGACAAGTCGGAGATGAGGCCCCGATTATCCCCTCTTTGCGCGGCAACAAACATGGCGCCAATTGCATTAAGCCTTTAGCCATCCATAAAATCCTTAAAGAATGTTTCGATCTAGCGGCTGCCGAACTCATTGATGTCGATCCGGAAGCTGCCAAAAAAATTGTACAAGCCAGTACTCATTGGCTGCGTCATACGCATGGAACGCATGCGGTTGATATGGATATCCCTTTGCCTGTAATTCGAGACAATTTAGGCCATAGTCATATTGCAGTAACCTCCCAGTATGTGCATGCCGACAAGGACTTGCAGCACGATGCTTTCGAAAAGCTATCTAGCTCAGGCGACACTTAA
- a CDS encoding Fic/DOC family protein has protein sequence MIDDYLYSGTQTLINRFGIQDKAVLDQIESDITADRVRELLAGDPDFNVFSDNLDEKLLRGIHKHLFVDLYEWAGDYRHCDVAKAEPLLNRKSVDYPPPYSFFEGEKLMEDAIKESLSQLGDSSFKTANKEEYIDKLARFATDLWVAHPFREGNTRTVTIFLRAVAKFHGKSLSGNLNNEEDGLRFRDMLVMASVGDADPLKQSLRRSLKFPKNVANNDISFENMSQKLQGFRRKKASEFGHVEDDLESNFSAKMN, from the coding sequence ATGATTGACGATTATCTTTATTCTGGCACGCAAACACTGATCAATCGATTTGGTATTCAAGATAAAGCGGTTCTCGATCAGATTGAAAGCGATATCACCGCCGATCGAGTTCGCGAGTTATTAGCGGGCGACCCTGACTTTAATGTCTTCTCAGATAATCTTGATGAAAAATTACTGAGAGGCATTCACAAGCATTTGTTTGTCGATCTCTATGAATGGGCCGGCGATTATCGTCATTGCGACGTCGCCAAAGCAGAACCATTGCTAAACCGAAAAAGCGTTGACTACCCTCCTCCTTATTCGTTTTTTGAAGGAGAAAAATTAATGGAGGACGCGATCAAAGAATCATTGAGCCAATTAGGCGACTCATCCTTTAAAACAGCAAATAAAGAGGAATACATCGACAAGTTGGCTCGATTTGCTACTGATCTCTGGGTAGCCCACCCTTTTCGAGAAGGAAACACTAGAACGGTGACGATTTTTCTGCGGGCGGTCGCCAAATTCCATGGTAAAAGTCTATCTGGGAACTTGAATAATGAAGAGGACGGATTGCGTTTTCGAGATATGCTTGTAATGGCCTCTGTAGGTGACGCTGACCCGTTAAAACAAAGCTTAAGGCGATCCCTTAAGTTTCCAAAAAATGTAGCCAACAATGATATTTCGTTCGAAAATATGTCTCAAAAGTTACAGGGTTTTCGAAGAAAAAAAGCTTCTGAGTTTGGGCATGTTGAAGACGATTTGGAGTCGAATTTTTCAGCAAAGATGAACTAA
- a CDS encoding DUF7706 family protein, with protein sequence MDSVKIDLELPEDQALALAQFVKRVGWAEFRQNAVDDKEAYLISDAVAKLQRAIADAGYAPR encoded by the coding sequence ATGGATAGCGTCAAAATTGATCTGGAACTACCCGAAGACCAAGCTCTCGCATTAGCGCAATTTGTTAAGCGTGTCGGTTGGGCTGAATTCCGGCAGAATGCGGTTGATGACAAAGAAGCCTATCTTATCAGTGATGCTGTAGCAAAGCTTCAGAGAGCGATTGCCGATGCCGGCTACGCCCCCAGATAA
- a CDS encoding type II toxin-antitoxin system HipA family toxin, producing MQLNVFVNNKKIGLLKEIEPDPGSKNPIPRIQFEYLENVDINEQISLLMPVSQKQYIYHELPPVFDMILPEGQRRASILQMAKITRVDDMGLLSLVGHNTIGRVQICSGENIGSIPKINLDDLETCENGFQLFEELLIKSGFRSGISGVQPKALASKTSCEQQHRTLTTATHIIKSFDPDEFPWLTVNEYFCLKAAKKAGIDVPDFILSEDGTLLGVKRFDQTDNEAESHCYRYGFEEIVALLGGKSSTKYNGTIEEIINCIDDHIDITESLPALKSIFKQTVFNTLIRNGDAHLKNYGLLYGQGKVFLSPAYDLVCTQAYINNDIPALALEYENYTKRWWSKEELAAFGARHCYIKKKEVEQVYAEVVDAMTSTLDEIRQYIAGHEEFTEIGQKMIDIWQSSIHDLGLDQDEEESPGMKL from the coding sequence ATGCAGCTAAATGTTTTCGTAAATAATAAAAAAATAGGCTTGCTGAAAGAGATTGAGCCAGATCCCGGTAGCAAGAATCCAATCCCCAGGATTCAATTCGAGTATCTGGAAAATGTTGACATAAATGAGCAGATCTCGCTACTGATGCCAGTTTCTCAAAAGCAGTATATATATCATGAGCTCCCACCGGTTTTTGATATGATTTTGCCTGAAGGGCAACGAAGAGCCTCGATACTGCAGATGGCCAAAATTACACGAGTGGATGACATGGGGTTATTGTCGCTTGTTGGTCACAACACAATTGGCCGAGTACAGATCTGTTCAGGTGAAAATATTGGCTCTATCCCAAAAATCAATTTAGATGATCTGGAAACCTGTGAAAATGGCTTCCAATTATTTGAAGAGTTATTGATTAAATCCGGCTTTCGATCTGGGATATCGGGTGTTCAGCCAAAGGCTTTAGCCTCAAAAACGAGCTGTGAGCAGCAACACCGGACACTCACCACCGCGACCCATATTATTAAAAGTTTTGACCCGGATGAATTCCCATGGCTCACGGTGAATGAATATTTTTGTTTGAAAGCGGCTAAAAAAGCTGGTATCGATGTGCCTGATTTTATACTGTCAGAGGACGGAACTTTATTGGGAGTAAAGCGATTTGATCAAACAGATAATGAAGCAGAGTCCCACTGCTACCGCTATGGTTTTGAAGAAATCGTTGCTTTGCTAGGGGGAAAGTCGTCCACTAAATATAACGGGACGATCGAAGAGATTATTAATTGCATTGATGATCATATTGATATTACTGAGTCACTTCCTGCGTTGAAATCGATATTTAAACAGACGGTATTCAACACATTGATTCGCAATGGTGATGCACACCTAAAAAATTATGGGCTGCTTTATGGCCAGGGCAAAGTGTTTTTATCGCCCGCATACGATTTGGTTTGCACACAGGCTTATATCAATAACGATATTCCGGCACTTGCCCTAGAATATGAAAATTACACAAAAAGATGGTGGTCAAAAGAAGAGCTCGCTGCTTTTGGTGCGAGACACTGTTACATAAAGAAAAAAGAAGTTGAGCAGGTTTATGCAGAGGTTGTCGACGCAATGACCTCCACTTTAGATGAGATTCGGCAATATATCGCTGGTCACGAAGAATTTACTGAGATAGGTCAAAAAATGATCGATATTTGGCAATCATCCATTCATGATCTTGGTTTAGATCAGGATGAAGAAGAATCGCCTGGAATGAAACTATGA